Genomic segment of Microscilla marina ATCC 23134:
TTTCCATGACTCATATCAATTCCTGTTTCTGCTAAAATGTTGATAATCGTATTTTCTGAAAAACCATCTACTTCTGTTAAATCGACCCCAGTAATATCTTTGAGATAAGAAGCAGAATCAAATGAATATTCATTCTTCCTCTTTGTTTTTTTTTTACTCGGCTTTGCCAATCTTCCTTTGCCACAATTTCTCCTGTATCCCATTTATGGAGTATTTGCTCTATTTCTGTCTCACATTCATTGATTTGTTTCAGGACAAAATCATAGGCACTAAGCGCTTGTTGGAGAGAAAATAAGTGCGCTTTACGAAAGTTCCCTTCAAGTGATAAAGTAAACTCTTCTTTGGTGGCTTTGAGTGTTTTATTATGAAGTTTTGCCAGTTCTACACTGGAGTGCTCTCCTGCTGCAATAGCACGAATAACCTTCATTCCTAGTTTACCTTCAATATCTGAAATCACATTCTGTATTTTGACATTCATCAGCTGCAAGGCTTTACCTACATGTTGCATGTGTTGCACTTTTTGCTTGGTCATTGTTGCCGCTGGCGTACATAGGTGCGAAACTCTCTGACATCCTGTGTAGGAATAAAAGAAGCAGGCAATAATCCATAACTATGTAATGTATGTATCCAACTACAATCAGAAACATCACTTTTGCGTCCACTTACATTTTTAGGATAACGAGCGTTTACTAAGACCACATCAAAACCTCTGTCCTCAAGAATTTCATATAAACTTTGCCAATATATACCTGTGGCTTCCATTGCCACACTTTCTATCCCCAGTTCACTAAACCAATCTGCCATGCGATGCAAGTCTGCGGTAAAAGCACCAAAGTTTCTGATGTTATCTTTTGTCAGGTGTGGTGAAACAGCTGTATAATGTATATTGTTTGCAATATCTACCCCGGCCACTTTTAACCTAACCTTGGTTAGCTCATCAGACAAATTCACCTTTTTAGAGGCTTTGCTACTTTTTATTTTAGTCTCCGATTTTTTCATCACAGATTAATGCACTAAATTGAACCTTTATTGAGTAAAAAGAGGGTTTGACAATAGGTTATATACATGTAATATTCTTTTAAGCGGGGTAAAGTCTCTGTCAAGACTTTCCACCATTAGGGAATCATTGAACCTATTTGCACAAGCTTTTAAGCGAGCTTTAAAGCATCACTGCACTAACGGTGTCTGACAAACCCTCTTCTTTACAAATATCTATACTATTTGAAGTAATCAAATAATACTGCAACTTAATAAGCTACTTGTCTTGGCTATACGAATCCTTAGGTAGTTGCCTGGGGAACAGGCAAACCTGTCGGGGCTTTTAACTACCGATTTCATAAGTACCCTGTTTATCAGCACTTTAATTTTATATTTTTTCTAGTTTCAAGCCCATTTTTCGGGCTTGTCTTTCTAAGGCTTTGAGTTTTCGTTTTCTGTTTTGCTCTTGATATTCCTCTGCTGTTTTTCCCCGATATGGTGTTTTGTATTTCATCATATTGTAAAAAATAGTAGCTAGTTTTCGGGCAACTGCCTGAACAGCAATCCCTGAACCTTTTCTAAGACTTAGGTTCCGATATAAGGCTCCCAAGTGACATTTGCTATTATTGAGCCCCCAAGCAGCTAATTTAAATGCTTGATGTATCCGACTGTTATTCATATTTTTAAAATGCCCCAAGAGTTTATCTCCTGATATTTTTCTTCTGGGTG
This window contains:
- a CDS encoding IS110 family transposase, whose product is MKKSETKIKSSKASKKVNLSDELTKVRLKVAGVDIANNIHYTAVSPHLTKDNIRNFGAFTADLHRMADWFSELGIESVAMEATGIYWQSLYEILEDRGFDVVLVNARYPKNVSGRKSDVSDCSWIHTLHSYGLLPASFIPTQDVREFRTYVRQRQQ
- a CDS encoding transposase, yielding MAKPSKKKTKRKNEYSFDSASYLKDITGVDLTEVDGFSENTIINILAETGIDMSHWKNAKHFTSWAGLAPRRKISGDKLLGHFKNMNNSRIHQAFKLAAWGLNNSKCHLGALYRNLSLRKGSGIAVQAVARKLATIFYNMMKYKTPYRGKTAEEYQEQNRKRKLKALERQARKMGLKLEKI